The following proteins come from a genomic window of Coffea arabica cultivar ET-39 chromosome 11c, Coffea Arabica ET-39 HiFi, whole genome shotgun sequence:
- the LOC140016818 gene encoding uncharacterized protein isoform X2 — protein MVERFFSIPQIEQQQQPQILLLSGPPSSGKSSLLFQFAYNSAFSTTSSSAVFLCNRRKLDTCPPFLSQGIDPSSEVFQRIQIKYVDDDEGIKNYFAAFHLQHPTFPLSVIIDDFADFFDERNCQDKYTNPRGRDLAMIRVLALCQNAISRAK, from the exons ATGGTGGAAAGATTCTTTTCCATTCCCCAGATTGAACAGCAGCAGCAACCCCAAATTTTGCTGCTTTCGGGCCCTCCTTCCTC CGGGAAATCCTCTTTGCTTTTTCAGTTTGCATATAATTCCGCCTTCAGCACCACCTCCTCTTCTGCCGTATTCCTATGCAACCGTCGCAAGTTAGACACCTGTCCACCATTTCTCTCTCAG GGCATTGATCCGTCTTCTGAAGTTTTCCAACGTATCCAAATAAA GTATGTGGATGATGACGAGGGAATCAAGAACTACTTTGCTGCATTTCACTTGCAGCATCCTACTTTTCCTCTTTCAGTCATCATTGATGATTTTGCTGATTTCTTTGACGAAAG AAATTGCCAAGACAAGTACACTAATCCCCGCGGAAGAGACTTGGCTATGATTCGAGTGTTGGCTCTATGTCAAAACGCCATTTCACGTGCCAA GTGA
- the LOC140016818 gene encoding uncharacterized protein isoform X1, with protein sequence MVERFFSIPQIEQQQQPQILLLSGPPSSGKSSLLFQFAYNSAFSTTSSSAVFLCNRRKLDTCPPFLSQGIDPSSEVFQRIQIKYVDDDEGIKNYFAAFHLQHPTFPLSVIIDDFADFFDERNCQDKYTNPRGRDLAMIRVLALCQNAISRANEAGPCMLLLSDTHHGDSPRLLYIYRRWVSSIYTIKGDGFGSFLLRTSYQSGIAKSAGNRIAKYSIALQYLVLEGIAEDEGQ encoded by the exons ATGGTGGAAAGATTCTTTTCCATTCCCCAGATTGAACAGCAGCAGCAACCCCAAATTTTGCTGCTTTCGGGCCCTCCTTCCTC CGGGAAATCCTCTTTGCTTTTTCAGTTTGCATATAATTCCGCCTTCAGCACCACCTCCTCTTCTGCCGTATTCCTATGCAACCGTCGCAAGTTAGACACCTGTCCACCATTTCTCTCTCAG GGCATTGATCCGTCTTCTGAAGTTTTCCAACGTATCCAAATAAA GTATGTGGATGATGACGAGGGAATCAAGAACTACTTTGCTGCATTTCACTTGCAGCATCCTACTTTTCCTCTTTCAGTCATCATTGATGATTTTGCTGATTTCTTTGACGAAAG AAATTGCCAAGACAAGTACACTAATCCCCGCGGAAGAGACTTGGCTATGATTCGAGTGTTGGCTCTATGTCAAAACGCCATTTCACGTGCCAA TGAAGCAGGTCCATGTATGCTATTGCTCTCTGACACACACCACGGTGACTCCCCAAGATTGCTCTATATATACAGGAGATGGGTCTCTTCTATCTACACAATTAAAG GTGATGGCTTTGGATCATTTCTTCTTAGGACTAGCTACCAATCAGGAATTGCCAAATCAGCTGGAAATAGAATCGCCAAGTACTCCATAGCTCTACAGTATTTGGTTTTGGAAGGTATTGCAGAAGATGAAGGACAGTAA